A portion of the Candidatus Zixiibacteriota bacterium genome contains these proteins:
- a CDS encoding sigma-54-dependent Fis family transcriptional regulator: MSKPSILVVDDDALVNEFFSAVLTKLGHDVQTASSGEAAQPLLQNIDFDVIMSDVKMPGMSGIELLGMIKRDSPDAVVMMITAHGTIKDAVEAMKLGAFDYILKPVLPDELELALNKALEHRQLLVENRILRSEIRSRYNFGNIVGADKQLLSLLEDLASAAKSRSTILIRGESGTGKELIARAIHYNSPRKDGPFVKLNCAALPEGLIESELFGHEKGAFTSAVKQTPGRFELADGGTLFLDEVSEIPIGIQAKLLRVIQEREFERVGSGQSIKVDVRIVATTNRNLEEEIVAGRFRQDLFYRLNVIPLTLPPLRKRPNDIPMLVDHFIRKFNTENHREVKGVTEKSMKLLLGYHWPGNIRELENYVERAVVLCKSDRIIETDLPGHLALGELARHKTGSGEDILPLADMEKVMILRALETFDGNRTKAAEALGITTRTLRNKLHEYGMMGGAEAGVGSESDGETA, encoded by the coding sequence ATGAGCAAACCCTCGATCCTTGTCGTTGATGACGACGCCCTCGTTAATGAGTTCTTTTCCGCCGTCCTGACCAAGCTCGGCCACGACGTGCAGACCGCTTCTTCCGGCGAGGCCGCACAGCCGCTGCTCCAGAACATCGATTTCGACGTGATCATGTCTGATGTCAAGATGCCCGGCATGAGCGGGATCGAACTGCTCGGCATGATCAAACGCGATTCACCCGACGCGGTCGTCATGATGATTACCGCTCACGGCACAATCAAGGATGCTGTCGAGGCGATGAAACTCGGCGCCTTCGACTATATCCTCAAACCGGTGCTGCCGGATGAGCTGGAGCTGGCGCTCAACAAGGCGCTGGAACATCGCCAATTGCTGGTCGAAAACCGCATCCTCCGCAGCGAAATCCGCAGCCGCTACAACTTCGGCAATATCGTCGGCGCCGACAAACAACTGCTTTCGCTCCTCGAGGATTTGGCCTCCGCTGCCAAGTCGCGCTCGACCATCCTCATTCGCGGTGAGTCGGGCACCGGCAAGGAACTGATCGCCCGCGCAATTCATTACAATTCGCCCCGCAAGGACGGCCCATTCGTCAAACTTAATTGCGCCGCGCTGCCGGAAGGCCTGATTGAGTCCGAATTGTTCGGCCACGAGAAAGGCGCCTTCACTTCGGCCGTCAAGCAGACCCCCGGGCGTTTCGAGCTGGCCGATGGCGGCACGCTCTTTCTCGATGAAGTCAGCGAAATCCCGATCGGCATTCAGGCCAAACTCCTTCGCGTGATCCAGGAGCGCGAATTCGAGCGCGTTGGCTCCGGGCAATCTATCAAGGTCGACGTGCGCATCGTCGCGACAACAAATCGTAATCTGGAAGAGGAGATTGTTGCCGGTCGCTTCCGGCAAGACTTGTTCTACCGCCTCAACGTCATACCGCTCACCTTACCGCCATTGCGGAAACGGCCCAACGATATTCCGATGCTGGTTGATCACTTCATCCGCAAGTTCAATACCGAAAACCACCGAGAGGTAAAGGGCGTCACCGAGAAATCGATGAAGCTCCTGCTGGGCTATCACTGGCCGGGCAACATTCGCGAACTTGAGAATTATGTCGAGCGCGCCGTGGTTCTGTGCAAGTCTGATCGCATCATTGAAACTGATCTCCCGGGTCACTTGGCGCTGGGCGAGCTGGCACGGCACAAGACCGGCTCCGGGGAGGATATCCTGCCTCTCGCGGATATGGAAAAGGTGATGATTCTTCGGGCGCTGGAGACCTTTGACGGCAATCGCACCAAGGCCGCTGAAGCCCTGGGCATCACCACCCGCACCTTGCGCAACAAGCTTCACGAATACGGCATGATGGGCGGTGCCGAGGCCGGCGTCGGCTCCGAGTCCGATGGCGAAACCGCCTGA
- a CDS encoding PAS domain-containing protein: MEPQPKPSAEISSDQLAVFNDTFASFNHTIKQLNDSYSALQLRYQKLSDELTAANEKLVAALDQNIRTRNFLQNVLESLTAGVITIDLDGRINAINKAGCDILRVKPRDIIGREYSKIFAGALSRGHSLLDLLDGKASYRLVEKRVPVAAGEETPISVSSACITDANDQIVGALEVLVDLTELRRMEDEVARVKSLAALGEVAAVVAHEVRNPLSGIAGFAALLKSELGEMHPQISYVNKIIAGVDRLNRSVSSLLEYARELRLEPRADNLNQLLKETVDFFRVDLSARSSQAQLHLELPPCEIICHFDHESLSGALINLLKNADEAMPGGGTIAVRLEADARRARICVCDQGTSVPEAIRAKIFTPFFTTREGGTGLGLALVKKVIDAHRGTVSVANNTGRGATFTIELPLRQS; the protein is encoded by the coding sequence ATGGAGCCTCAACCGAAGCCGTCGGCGGAAATCAGCAGCGATCAACTGGCCGTCTTTAATGACACTTTTGCTAGCTTCAATCACACGATCAAGCAGCTCAACGATTCCTACAGCGCCCTGCAATTGCGTTATCAGAAGCTGTCGGATGAGCTGACGGCCGCCAATGAGAAGCTGGTCGCCGCCCTCGACCAAAACATCCGCACCCGGAATTTCCTGCAGAACGTGCTTGAGTCATTGACGGCGGGCGTCATTACGATCGATCTCGACGGCCGCATCAATGCCATCAATAAGGCCGGCTGCGATATCCTCCGCGTTAAACCGCGCGACATCATCGGCCGCGAGTATAGCAAGATTTTCGCCGGCGCCCTCAGTCGCGGCCATTCGCTGCTCGACCTTCTCGATGGCAAAGCCAGCTATCGCCTTGTCGAAAAGCGCGTGCCGGTTGCTGCCGGAGAGGAGACTCCGATCTCCGTCTCCAGCGCCTGCATCACCGATGCCAACGACCAGATCGTCGGCGCTCTCGAGGTGCTCGTCGATCTTACCGAGCTGCGCCGGATGGAGGACGAAGTTGCCCGCGTCAAGAGTCTGGCTGCACTCGGGGAAGTCGCCGCCGTCGTCGCGCATGAGGTCCGCAATCCGCTTTCCGGCATCGCCGGTTTTGCCGCGCTGCTCAAGTCCGAACTCGGCGAAATGCATCCGCAGATCAGTTACGTCAACAAGATTATTGCCGGCGTCGACCGCCTCAACCGCTCGGTCAGCTCATTGCTCGAATATGCCCGCGAACTGCGCCTCGAACCGCGTGCCGACAACCTCAATCAGCTTCTCAAGGAAACCGTCGACTTCTTCCGCGTCGATCTTTCCGCGCGCTCCTCGCAGGCGCAGCTACATCTCGAACTGCCGCCGTGCGAGATCATTTGCCACTTCGACCACGAAAGTCTCTCCGGCGCGCTGATCAATCTGCTCAAGAATGCTGACGAGGCCATGCCGGGTGGCGGCACCATCGCCGTGCGGCTCGAGGCCGACGCGCGACGCGCTCGCATCTGCGTCTGCGATCAAGGCACCAGCGTTCCGGAAGCGATCCGCGCGAAGATTTTCACCCCGTTTTTCACCACGCGGGAAGGCGGCACCGGTCTGGGACTGGCGCTGGTCAAGAAGGTGATCGATGCGCATCGCGGCACCGTCTCGGTCGCCAATAATACCGGCCGCGGCGCAACCTTCACGATCGAACTTCCGCTGAGGCAATCATGA